The Elgaria multicarinata webbii isolate HBS135686 ecotype San Diego chromosome 1, rElgMul1.1.pri, whole genome shotgun sequence genome has a window encoding:
- the IVNS1ABP gene encoding influenza virus NS1A-binding protein, whose translation MIPNGYLMFEDENFIESSVAKLNALRKSGQFCDVRLQVCGHEMLAHRAVLACCSPYLFEIFNNDSDSHGVSHVKFEDLNPEAVEVLLNYAYTAQLKADKELVKDVYSAAKKLKMERVKQVCGDYLLSRMNVESCISHRNFASNMGDSRLLNKIDGYIQEHLLQISDQEEFLKLPRLKLEVMLEENVSLPSNGKLYTKVINWVQRSIWENGDSLDDLMEEVQTLYYSADHKLLDGNLLDGQAEVYGSDDDHIQFVQKKPPRENDLKQISSSSSGSLSPNAAVQSPKHEWKIVASEKTSNNTYLCLAVLDGMFCVIFLHGRNSPQSSPTSTPRLLKSLSFEIQPDDLVEKPMSPMQYARSGLGTAVLNNKLMAAGGYNREECLRTVECYDPRKDCWTFVAPMRTPRARFQMAVLMGQLYVVGGSNGHSDDLSCGEMYDPEIDDWTPVPELRTNRCNAGVCALNGKLYIVGGSDPYGQKGLKNCDVFDPVTKSWTSCASLNIRRHQSAVCELGGYLYIIGGAESWNCLNSVERYNAENNTWTLIAAMNVARRGAGVAVLDGKLFVGGGFDGSRAVNCVEMYDPAKNEWKMMGSMTVPRSNAGFAAVANTIYAVGGFDGNEFLNTVEVYNPESNEWSPYTKIYKF comes from the exons ATGATTCCTAATGGCTATTTGATGTTCGAAGATGAAAACTTCATTGAGTCATCAGTTGCGAAGCTAAATGCTTTGCGCAAAAGTGGCCAGTTTTGTGATGTTAGACTGCAG GTGTGTGGACATGAGATGTTGGCACACAGAGCGGTATTAGCATGCTGCAGTCCTTACCTGTTTGAAATCTTCAATAATGACAGCGATTCTCATGGAGTTTCCCATGTGAAATTTGAAGATCTTAATCCAGAGGCTGTTGAAGTCTTGTTAAACTATGCCTACACTGCTCA ATTGAAGGCTGATAAAGAATTGGTGAAAGATGTATACTCTGCAGCAAAGAAGCTGAAGATGGAGAGAGTCAAACAG GTTTGTGGAGATTATTTGCTCTCCAGAATGAACGTTGAAAGCTGTATCTCGCATCGAAACTTCGCAAGCAACATGGGTGATTCACGTTTACTAAACAAGATTGATGGTTACATTCAGGAGCACTTGTTACAGATCTCAGACCAGGAGGAATTCCTCAAACTGCCACGTTTAAAG CTGGAGGTCATGCTTGAAGAAAATGTTAGCTTGCCCAGCAATGGCAAATTATACACAAAGGTAATCAACTGGGTGCAACGCAGTATCTGGGAGAATGGAGACAGTCTAGACGATCTGATGGAAGAG GTTCAAACGTTGTACTACTCAGCTGATCACAAGCTGCTTGATGGAAATCTACTAGATGGACAGGCTGAGGTGTATGGCAGTGATGATGACCACATTCAGTTTGTGCAG AAAAAGCCACCCCGTGAGAATGATCTCAAGCAGATAAGTAGCAGTTCTTCTGGAAGTCTTTCTCCAAATGCAGCAGTGCAGAGTCCTAAACACGAATGGAAAATTGTTGCTTCAGAGAAGACCTCAA ATAATACTTACCTGTGTCTTGCTGTTCTGGATGGCATGTTTTGTGTGATTTTCCTTCACGGGCGTAACAGTCCCCAAAGTTCTCCAACCAGTACTCCACGATTGCTGAAAAGCCTGAGTTTTGAGATTCAACCAGATGACCttgtagaaaagcccatgtctCCTATGCAGTATGCTCGATCTGGATTGGGAACAGCGGTACTTAACAACAAGCTCATGGCTGCAG GTGGTTATAACAGAGAAGAATGTTTACGCACTGTGGAATGTTATGATCCCCGAAAGGATTGCTGGACCTTTGTTGCACCAATGAGGACACCAAGAGCACGGTTTCAGATGGCAGTTCTCATG GGGCAACTCTATGTTGTTGGTGGATCAAATGGCCATTCAGATGACTTGAGCTGTGGGGAAATGTATGATCCAGAGATAGACGATTGGACTCCTGTTCCGGAACTGAGAACTAACCGTTGCAATGCCG GAGTGTGTGCTCTGAATGGAAAGCTGTATATTGTTGGTGGCTCAGATCCTTATGGTCAGAAGGGACTGAAAAACTGTGACGTCTTTGATCCTGTAACAAAATCTTGGACAAGCTGTGCTTCACTTAATATTC GTAGACACCAGTCTGCTGTATGTGAGCTTGGTGGATATTTGTATATCATTGGAGGAGCTGAATCTTGGAACTGCCTTAATAGTGTGGAGCGTTACAATGCGGAAAACAATACCTGGACACTAATTGCAGCTATGAATGTAGCGAGGCGTGGAGCTGGTGTTGCTGTGCTTGACG GAAAGCTCTTTGTTGGCGGTGGCTTTGATGGTTCGCGTGCAGTCAACTGTGTGGAGATGTATGACCCTGCTAAGAATGAGTGGAAGATGATGGGCAGTATGACCGTTCCAAGAAGTAATGCTGGTTTTGCAGCAGTGGCCAACACCATCTATGCAGTGGGAGGATTTGATGGCAATGAGTTTCTGAACACAGTTGAAGTCTACAATCCGGAGTCAAATGAATGGAGCCCGTACACAAAAATCTACAAATTCTGA